The genomic stretch TAGGATTCAGATGCAGAAATAACCAATCGACCGAATTTGATTAGAAGAAGGGGCACAAACTGGAAAATTAGATTAGATACTTAGATCTCTTCATGATCACCCAAACAGAGGATGTAAGAGTACAATTATAAAGAGCAAGTAGATTGTTATCAGCAAGAAATGAGGTGAGTTGACAGAGGATAAATGGTATCTGTAAACAATTATATCTTTGCAATATCCTGTAGCCTACTAGTTCAGATAGTGCAGCTTTTTGTAATTAACCTTTGCCTTTAGATAAAGGCTATAGATCCAAAGTTTCACTAACAGAGGGAATTGTGGTAAACTGAGATGTTGGTGCTGATATCCCAACACACAAAAGCAGTCATTTGGGTTTGATGATGGAGGAGTGGaaggatgccagtgtttcaggggGCTCTCGTATCTGGGTTTACTTTCAGTTCTCTGGTTCTCTATTAGTTTGTCTGTTACTGTGATTGGAGGAGCAAATAGAATATAAGGCAGCCTTGTATTTATGCATGTGATCAGTTTAAACCAATTAAGCTGAAACAATATTCTTAAAGTCCATATATTCAAATGATTTTACATTGTGGTATTTAATAGGATAAATATTCAAGCTGTTATAAGACACAATAGCCAGGCCACCACCCCTTTCCATGTGCCATGGCTTAGACAAAGACTTATAATCACACAGGGTATAAAAAttctaattaaaaaagaaacacacttATTCAATTTTTTTATCTAAGCTGAATCAAATTTATCATAGGACAAAATGTCAGTTAAATTAAATTCAATACATTAATAATTGAGGTGCTACCTGTAATTGGGACTTTAGCTTAAATCCATTTAAGAGCAAATATCCCATATATTTACGTCAATCAGAAATATACAGAAAGAAATTTTACTTAAGAACATGAGGTTCTCTACTAGGCAAACATCTTTCTTTGGTGTGCTTTGGTGCTACATGGATGTGTCTAAATTCCTGGCAAGCACAAACACTATTTTACACACCTGAGTTTGTTCAGTTTGCAGCCTGATTGCTTCTTTTTATCTGAGAgcagtttctctcctgtgtctcctgggtggttgtagctcagatccagttctttcaggtgtGAGGTGTTTGAGCTCAGAGCTAAAGCCAGAGAAGAACAGCCTTTCTCTGTTATCATACAACCAGACAATCTGCAGAGAGCAGGGGAACAAAACATTGCACAATTTTCAACAGTGGTTCagaaaatagtaataaaattcTTGAAAATATAAATCAACAATCACCTGGGATGTAACTGATATATACTGAGATAATATTATAAGCATATCATTTTTTCTGCAGATATTTCTTTATTGCTCAtaacatgttttaatgttttggatgGAAACCCAGCTAACGTAATACAAAAAGCAAGATCAGAATCCATGGAGCTACATACTGAGATGATTCAGAGCTAAGGGAAGTAAATACTGGTCtcggactgtgggtggaaatgGTGTTGACATCATCTCTGTCAAACTGTCTCTAAAAACTATTTCATAATGAGACAGGATTTAGGGTGGGATATTCACAACTTAAGCTGCATTTCTGCttcatggtacctacactattCGACTCTTCTTACTTTTTTGGTACCTGGTTTGTTATCCACTATCGCAGCTCAGCACAAAATGTAGCTAGTGACATCTCAAAACACCACCTCTAACAGTAACAGAGAGAAACATAAATGAGAAACctgcatttatttgtcattgtacagtgTAAAACATTTAACCTATCtatggctgtgaacacacacaagtacactaAGGGCAGTAAGCACATATGCATCCAGAGCTGGTATATATGTGGGGTTATTGGGGCTGGGTGTTATGCTGATATATTTTAACTGAATAGCAATATATGATACAATATTATATaggttgtgaaaaataatattaaaaatgttttatgaacattttataaacagaacaATCAGTTTTGTATGTTATCTCTCAATATTCAAATgatcatcaaatcaaatgtcCATGTATGTTTAAGACATAGATTTTCATTGGGTGTCTTAACTATTGCCCATAATTGTACATTGAAAAAATATCAGTTGTAAAGttggaaaaacatttttatttattaaaataaaaactgaagtACATGACAAATGATTTTACTTATGTATAGACCTACAATAATGTACTTCTGTAATAAAGAGATTTTAAGAACCATGTAAAGGCTTCAGCTAGGTGCTCCCAGTGTGGTTGTCTGTCACACTTAGTGTCGGCCTTACACCAAATGACTTTTTGAGCAATTTCAGACTGTTGCAGACAAATTTCCaaagtcacaaaaaaaaaccatgaGAGTCCTGGTGGAGTTGCAGTGCGCTCCCATCATCTTGATCGTTTGGTGAGATTTGTTCAGGAGAGATGTTTTAACCCAGTCTTTTTCTCATATTGACATTCCGATGAAATCAAGTGTTTTAAGTTTTCTTTCTTGTGTAAGTTTATCAGAAAGGTTGTTCAAGTCTGCTCCACATAGGCAGCCAAAATCAGCTGCCAACACTAACTGGTCCAGGGCATGGAAAGACAGCCACTAAGGTTATATTCCAGGAGAAATTTGTCAAGCACTCTGCTTAAATCAGTGTGTAAATCATTAATATTGATATTCTTTAATCTTTGGTTTCTTAACCCTGGTTCCTGCTTAGAGAACACTGTGTGGCCCATGGAGCCAGGTCATTTAAGTTTGAGACCCCTGATGTACACAAATTATTAGCTTATATACAAGTACACTGTTCCCAAATGGGGAATATGTTAaactccacctttaaaaatatttgtgaaaatctTGGAGTCTGTTTTTAAAGACCAAGcccaatatatatttaacatttaatttcagTTTAGACATCTTTGATGAAGCTTTAACATTTTACtgctttttaattcattcacagaaatctcacctgagtgtctccagtttacaaaGTGGGCTCCTCATTCCAATatagagcttctccactcctgagtcctgcaggtcattgttactaaGGTCAAGATCTTTAAGTGAGTAATTCTCTAAAATTGGGCTCAGCTGTTCACCAGTCTTTTCCCCAAGACAACACCCAGATAGTCTGTATAAAGATTAAACAAATTACTGTGTAGCAAATAATGtttctgaaaataataataataataataataataataataataataataatatagttaATGCCttattataactgattatttaaatttatttatccTGAGACATATCATCGTAACACTGACCtaagtgtctccagtttacagtgtgaattCTTCAGTCCAACACaaagcttctccactcctgagtcctgcaggtcattgtaaCTGAGGTCCAGGTTTTTCAGACATGAGTTCTTTGATTGTAGAATTAACTGTACAACTTCACAGGACTCTTCACTGAGTTTACACATCATAAGTCTGTAAAAGCACAGTGCATACAATACATCTTATATCCAACTTTTAAATTTGTTGTATAAAATTGTAAAAGCGTATAAAagagtttattaataatatgacctcaatttctccaaattccACACTCCAGCACAGAGCTCGTCCAGTCTTGAACCGTGCAGGTCATTTTTGCTAAAATCCAGTTCTTTCAGAGAAGAGTTTTTTGACTGAAGAGCTTCACTCAAAGTTTGAATTAACCTTTTAGTGAGATTACAGCCAGCTAATCTACAAAAAAGGAAGAGAGTGAGTCAAATAATGTGGATTTATAAACTATAGCTGTAACTGATTTATTCTTTTCACTTTTAACTATGTACAGCACTGAGATGTTTGCTTCTGAAATATGTGATCCAGCACTTTGTTTTCTCCAACCAGAATGGACATATAAGACATTGGAAGTTTACACTCCTTCTGAGATTAGCAAGAATaccaaaagttttttttaaagatatataAAAAGTTGTGGTGTAATTTAAACAGGAACACCGGTTTATAATTAAATATCCCATGTTCACTTTGGGATTTAACATTTtacaacactttaaaatactTCACAGTAATCTCAGTTTTGTGTCCAGTTTACAGATTGAACTCTTAAGTCCCACAGAGCTTCTCAACTAATGAGTCCTTCAGGTCATTGTCGCTGAGGTACAGTTCTTACAGAGagcagtttttttattttagaataaaattCTAATTGTCTCCAGAGTGTATTCAAAAACGTTCCATTGACCTTTACATACAACCCTCATTGGCCAGATCTATCAGTAAAAAGAAACCATCATACACCGCTGCTGACAATATTTCATACAGCAGACACATTGACATGGTGGTGGActtgatagtgtgtgtgtgtgtgtatgtgtgtgtgtgtactgctggTATGAGTATCAGACACATCGGTGTTGTTTTCAGTCATTTAAGTGTAACTATTAAGTGTGGTTCTACATTATAAAATACCTAGCTAATATAGCTAGCTAGCTACCTAGCAATAATATTTGATAAGTTGTCTACAGTAAACaattattgttgtttatttaaaggtaggggcggcacggtggcgcagcaggtagtgtcgcagtcacacagctccagggacctggaggttgtgggttcgattcccgctccgggtgactgtctgtgaggagtttggtgtgttctccctgtgtccgcgtgggtttcctccgggtgactgtctgtgtggtgtgttctccctgtgtccgcgtgggtttcctctgggtggttttctcccacagtccaaaaacaaacgttggtagggggattggcgactcaaaagtgtccataggtgtgagtgtgtgtgtgttgccctgtgaaagattggcgccccctccagggtgtattcccaccttgcgcccaatgactccaggtaggctctggacccactgtgaccctgaactggataagtggttacagataatgaatgaatatttaaaggtAGCCACTGCTGCCATTTACTtgttttaatttgttcatttgaaacTTTATATTTAGGAAGTTTGGTGTAACTGGATCACTACCCGTTTAAGTTCAATAGTCCTGGacagcacagaaacaaactgatttaattaaatatgttgTCACTTAATTCTTTGCACTCTcagaactgtcactgtggtggtaccctcaagggaacacaacagtaccatattctatattaattgtagattttaaagttgtgttaatTTCATACGCCACATTTGTCATGATCTTGCCCTGACTTGTGCTTTCCTGTTTTGTGTTTCCATTGTCTGCCATGTGCtcctttagcacatggctctgctttttgttttgttctagtCTCCACCCTAGCCCTGTCGTTGTCCTGCCCTCTTGTTATCCTtcacaggtgtttcttgtttacaGTCAGTTTATATATAGCCCCTTTGGTTCAGTACtcccttgtctggtgttgtgtttaGATGTTTGTATCTgtctctgtgattttatttacatatacacCGGTTCAGAGCTATCCGCTGTTCCTGTCTTTGCTTGTTCCTATTTAGTTTTGTTCAGTTTATCCTAGTCTGTGTTTTTGCCTCcctgaatgtgttttgttttcactgTAGTTTCATTTCTTAGACATGTGGTGTTTTATCTGACACCATTCTACAGTGTAAACGGTAGGGGGCTATGCAGGTGAAAACTGCATCACGATGGTGGTCAATTTTGAAGAAAGCTGTGTCAGAGCCATATCTGCAATTACCTATGTCTCTCTGGgttgccctctagtggaagcctccagttacaagcatagcacatagtcaaGTATGTGAATAGTTAATGACACAGACGTTTGTCTACATGCAAGTAAACAGCAAGTTACCCTTAACGTTCTTCACCCATTTAAAAGCAtgcaatataaaaacaaaagtggttCTACTATGACATTGCCACAGAGTGTAGAAGTAGCGTAAAATTACAACATTACAAGTAATGTTAACACTTActtgagtgtctccagtttacagtgtggactCCTCAGTCCAGCACAGAGCGTCTCCATTCTTGAATCCTGAAattcattgttactgaggtccaggtTTTTCAGGCTGTTTTCTGATTGTAAAATTGACTGAACAGTGTCAACCGATTCATTACTGAGTTTACACCTCATAAGTCTGTAAAAGAAGAATACACAAAATAGACCTTATTTACAGATCACAACATAcaacaatattttttaaatttgttgtatacatttttgaaagatattaatataaattatcAGGGAcactgacctgagtgtctctAATCTCTTCAGTCCGTCAGAGAGCTCCTTCAGCATTGAACCCTGCAGGTTAGTGTAGCTAagatccagttctttcagaGAGGTGTTTTCTGATTGTAGATGTTTTCTCAATATGGTAATTAACCCTTTAGTGAGGTTAAAACCAGCTAATCTACAAATGTGGAAAAGAGATTGTCTGCATTTGTAATTAACTTTTTAACATGTTCATCTTTCAGGGATTTGCATAAATCTCAAAACAGTAAaagttctttatttttaaattaaacaaaacatgtgAGTGAGCAGAAGATGAAAACTGGAATACAAAACTACAATGTagtttgtaattaattaatcatttatatttattaatagtgTTAATCACTTACTGAGCCTTTCTGCAGTTTGTGATCGCTGGGATAAGTCTTCTATAACCTGCTTCtgatgttttgtattttttcagatCCCACTCATTCCTCACAGTCTCTGAGTTGAGACGCATGTAGGCGATGGCTGAGCATTGTACAGGAGAGAGCTCCCTTTTTCGGTGTAAGGGTGAACCTAGAGAGAAATCAGCACAGCATTTAACTGACATCATCTGAAGATGTGAAGGTAGATAAATCTGAGGTGTTTTCAAGTAAAATCTCATCAGCTGTATTAAAGGAATGTTGATAAACACAAATGTATGTATATCTTGGTATTTTAACACATAACactataatgtaaataatgaattGGTTTACACTGAATGTTTTACTTTTTCcaacttaaaataaacattattcaCCAAAGTTACTGGAAACATGCCATATTTTAATAATGCTGAATATGTATTTAACAAAATAATGAGAACAGATTATGGAAACCTCCCATTTTTCTTACACCACatgctttttcttctgtaatGTCAATAATAAAAACCACCTCTATGTCAAATAATTTAGAAGACATACCAGAATGTCTCATTgtctgcatatatatatatatatatttttttttttttttttgtgaaaatgaatgaatttgtttaaatattcattGCATATTTTTGTAAAGTTGCAGTCTGAAATTTTAACTGTCTTTCTAAAGtgttgaatctgcatttgtggatccaGTCACTTGCCTGTTTTCCATGaagtatttttgttcatttcccCTCgcaggaattttttttattttgagacTTTTGCATTTCACCCAATCCACACACAAGTGCAGCCATGCAATTACAATTACAGTCCAGCGCCTGTGGCTATTGCAACATATGTGTGGAAGTGCCTTGCCTTCTTCCCTGTTCCTCATTCCTTAAAGAACCCAACACCCACATCATGACAGAAAGACCCACCAAGAGGAGGTAGCAGGAGACACAACAAGACACAGACtgggatatatttatttgtgaatagtaAATATTTGTGATTTGTGTCAAATTGGTGAAATATGATTTATAAATTGGTCAAGTGTTTGAAAAGAACCTTTGTATCCAGTCTTTCAAAAAGCAGATACATTAATGTATAAgaaatacattatataaaacCTTCATAAAATTCTGTCATGTTCTTTCTATTCCCATCACCTAAACCCCACTTTAAACACATGGGTTAGATAAAGAAGAAATCCATTCAGGAGAACCTTAAATAATATACAGAGATTATGATGGAGTGATGtggaattaattaaaaacactgcCCCTGCTTTTTACAATAGAGGTCAGTAACTATGTACTGAATGTagtgaaaatataaatgtgaattTTATAGACCTAGCCCAGAGAAGCGTCGGAGGGGAGGGTGAACTCAGAAGGTTTgggctggaggttgtggtgtCTTGGAGACGTGCGTGTAAAGCTGTGCCCCCCTCCCAGGGCTGTAATGGACAGAATGAAAAAGTGGGAacaagtggtggtggtggtgggtgttATGTTGTTTGACACAGGGATGGAGTGAGAGTAAAGGGGTATAAATGGAGCTGTAGAGAGGTAATTGGGGAGTTGTCTAGCTCTCAAAACTATGTCACATGGTGACTTCACTTTAATAAAATATCTCTTGAACCCAAAGCATGTGTTCTGTTAATTCAGCtataatttacaatttaaacaTATGCTCAAAATGAAAAACTCAACTCTCAAAACTGAACAAGCCCATAGAGCTACTAATGAATGGAAATGTCTGATACTGTTTTTACTGGAGCATTTAAAGCAGTCACTTCTACCTTAAGTAGACAGGATAATTCAGTAGTAAATGATAAATGAtgtgtaaaaattaaaatatatcttAAAATACCCCAGTGGACTGTACCTTTCCAGATGAAAGCTGCAAATACAATTAATCCAAAGctaaaaagtaaaatacaggTCAGAGCAATTTTCCAAGCATGAAAAACTtgttctgaaaaaaataataaaaagattttAGAGATAAGTGAAtattctttctcacacacagcaATTTTCCTTTTAGATTGTACAATAAACTGAAATTAATGAATTACATATTTAggtgaaaatgttttttaaattttagaaTTCGTTTTTAGCAAATGTTGTGGACCTTTGAACCTGTGTGGCACTTACCTATGACTTGAACTTCAATATTTACATCATCATACTCAGAGCTGGACTCAATTAAACAGTTGTAAAGTCCCTCATCTGAAGGTTGGACCGCTGAGAGTTTCAGAGAGGTGTTGCCATTCTTCAGCTCTTCTTTAAATAAACTCGTTCTCCCCCTGTAATCCTCAAACTGCTCACCATTTCTGTCTGCACGGCCTTGGTAGAGATGCACTATAAGGGATCTCTCTCCTAGCTTACTCCACTCTACTCTCATATCCTCAGCACTGATGTTCGGTCGGAGAGAGCAGGGTAGAACCACATCTTCACCTTTTTCAACATTAAGATGAGCAGCTGGACCAATGACTTTAAAACTTTCTGCAACATTAAAAAACCCAGCAATTTTATACTTAgctgtatatatattttcatcatctgtaacatGTGAACACCAGTTAAAGTCAGGTCTGACTGTTCTTTGGTATTTGCAATATTTCTGAGATTTATTCTTACTGTTTAGAAGCAGAAACagttcattttattaatattttcagtcttttttatgtaaatgtcaCATAACCAGAAACCAACCTGAACACATTCCAGTCAGGTTCCATTGAAGTCAGTGAAGTAAATATTTGTGGTAATTCAGACTTGTGCATGTTCCAGTTTTACTGGCTGATGTTTGATGTGTGGTGGCAGGTTTAATAGTGTGTTAAGTGATCACATACCTGAGGCAGCTTTCATAAAGTCGGTGAGAATCAGCAGAgtcacaaagaaaaacatcttcCCTGAAAGACAAAATTATTACCTTTTAAATGAGAACAGGAAAAACCCAGAATCTGTTCATGTTCCTACAAAAATACTTTAATAAAGCATCATGGATCACATCATTAAACACTCACTCAAAGAAGCATTATGtcatatatttactgtattaaATCAAAAAATGACCAGGGTGGTAAAACTTTGCGATCAGAAAAAATGTTAGTTTCTGCTGGACCTAAAAAGCCTCAGTCTTTCTAAAAAGCTTCATCACCAAAGGAGCAGTAAAACAAGAGGAAATACTGGCTATGCATTTCAATGGGctgggaacgacagcaactcagccatgaagtggtaggccacgtaaaatgacagagcggGGTCAGAGGATGCTGAGGTGCATAGTGTGCAGAGGTCACttactttctgcagagtcaatagCTACacacctccaaacttcatgtggccgtCAGATTCCCTCAAGaacagtgtgtagagagcttcatggaatgggtttctgtggctgagcagctgcatccGAGCCCTACATCACAAAGCCAAGCATGGGATTCGTCTTACCGCATTGTGCCAAATTTAACGTTTTTTGGAggggggattatggtgtggggttgattttcaggagttgggcttggccccttagttccagtgaaatcaGGAACTAAGCAttctcttaatgcttcagcatatcCAGAGATTTGAACAATTTCATGTTCCCAATTTCCTGTGGCAACCTGACTGttcaccagtgcacaaagcaaggtccataaacaCATGGATGAATAAGTTTGGTGTGCAAAAACTTGTCTGGCCCTGCACAGAGCCCTGATCTCAAcctatcagctttgggatgaattagagcaaAGACTGTGAGCCAGGCTTAGACCAATAACCAGAAACCTTCTCAGAAGAGTTTaagctgttttgttttaaaaatgtatttatgttccATATACTAAATGACAGACTTATCATTTACAGAAATAACCAAGAGTAAGGCGCTGGTGCTGAAGATTATGCCTGAATAATGTCCTCTCAATTCtgtttattctctttatttgttGTGAATTTCATCCAGGGGAAATTCCCTTTGAACTGCTTCTGGATTGACACATGAAGGGTTAATTGTGTGTTAATTTCATAtcctccatttcatctccaggacttatgttattttcttttacataatgaataataatttacaaatacaaatggtctttttaaaacactgctctgcttttaaaattacatttacactgtctgtacatttagtgacaataatttATCCTCTACGTTTTTATTCTGAGAGTTTAGGACTAGCAATAAAGAGGATAACATCATCCACAACTAAAACACTTAAGATGGAAACGCAAAGCCGAATATGAAGCTGATAAATGCAGGAAAAACAAGGCTGGTTTGTTCACTTTAGTCTCTCACTCACGTTTTTCACCACGTTTTTATTCTGAGAGTTTAGGACTAGCAATAAAGAGGATAACATCATCCACAACTAAAACACTTAAGATGGAAATGCAAAGCCGAATATGAAGCTGATAAATGCAGGAAAAACAAGGCTGGTTTGTTCACTTTAGTCTCTCACTCACGTATTTCAGTGTAAATAGGTACATTACTGTGGCACATTATTTGTTATAAATCTCCAAAGTTCTTTAACTCATCTTGCACTAAATTGTGTAGATTccgttttcctcaaactggcaacctgcaTGAGCTTTACTTCTGGAGAAGCTGGGGAGGGGCAGACAACTCTCCAGTGTTTTGAATTTGGAGTGCAGTAcccattttaaacacttgttGTCAGTAAcacattgctcctttaaagcctGTTACACACTGAAATCCAGGACAAACTCATGGAGCAGTGATAACTCCCACCAGAAAGCAGAGAGCAGAGTTACCTGATTCTCAGGTGGATCTTCTGTGTCTCTTAAAGAAGCCTGGCTCTGTCTTTATCAGGAAATCCAGTTCTACAACAGAGAACATACATAGGATCACACAGGGTCCTTATTTTAATACTGTAACTTCTCACAGAAGACATAGTACAGTTGTTCTCTACTGTAAAGAAGCTTTTgggtttttacatttaattttaattatatttcaataaattattattcaatCATTTATATTCAGCTTTCTGTAGTTATCTGTGAAAACAGAGCACTCTTTAACACTACATTCTGGAGCAGTACAGTAAGAAAACAGAACACGGGTTAATGcatttaattttacagttttGGGGAAGGACGTGTCTGTCACTGTGAGGTGTGTCATGGAAGAGGAGCTGAACTTtgagaaagaaaaatgtatttatcgCATGTAACATGCAGAGGTTTGAGAATTTAAGCTGTTAATACAGATATGAAAAGTCTAGAGCAGATACAGTGTATCATTCAATAAGAAACAGGTTATTTACCGAGTTAAATCGCATCTTTCCCTTCTTCCGTACAGGCGCCCACAGTCAGAGTTAATTTTACTTTCTGTTCTCAACTTTTGCCCcattccctcctcctcctccttcttctcggTCTCcgttctgtgtctgatccaggcACAG from Hoplias malabaricus isolate fHopMal1 chromosome 2, fHopMal1.hap1, whole genome shotgun sequence encodes the following:
- the LOC136678535 gene encoding ribonuclease inhibitor-like, producing MCKLSEESCEVVQLILQSKNSCLKNLDLSYNDLQDSGVEKLCVGLKNSHCKLETLRLSGCCLGEKTGEQLSPILENYSLKDLDLSNNDLQDSGVEKLYIGMRSPLCKLETLRLSGCMITEKGCSSLALALSSNTSHLKELDLSYNHPGDTGEKLLSDKKKQSGCKLNKLRMEHVGVIRIKSGQRKCKFTVFSLIFTAITDTNFQNFMHSEYCHYWSIT
- the LOC136678546 gene encoding butyrophilin subfamily 2 member A2-like, whose translation is MFFFVTLLILTDFMKAASESFKVIGPAAHLNVEKGEDVVLPCSLRPNISAEDMRVEWSKLGERSLIVHLYQGRADRNGEQFEDYRGRTSLFKEELKNGNTSLKLSAVQPSDEGLYNCLIESSSEYDDVNIEVQVIGSPLHRKRELSPVQCSAIAYMRLNSETVRNEWDLKKYKTSEAGYRRLIPAITNCRKAQLAGFNLTKGLITILRKHLQSENTSLKELDLSYTNLQGSMLKELSDGLKRLETLRLMRCKLSNESVDTVQSILQSENSLKNLDLSNNEFQDSRMETLCAGLRSPHCKLETLK